A single genomic interval of Chlorogloeopsis sp. ULAP01 harbors:
- the lpxB gene encoding lipid-A-disaccharide synthase, with protein MRIFISTGEVSGDLQGSLLVAALQRQALAAELEVEIVALGGDKMAAAGANLLANTSEIGSFGLLEALPFVLPTLQIQRRAIAYLKQNPPDLVVLIDYMGPNLGIGNYIRRHFPNIPIVYYIAPQVWVSSINLGNTSRIANVSDKLLAIFPEETRYFKNMGVNVTWVGHPLVDRMDNFPSREAARAKLGIEADAIAVALLPASRHQELKYLLPVMFDAAQEIQAKLPLVHFWIPLSLEIYRQKIEQEIQRYGLRATLVSDQQRDVLAAADLAITKCGTVNLELALLNVPQVILYRLNPFTYWVGRKILKISFPFASPVNLMVMKQIVPEFIQEQATRENIVQTAVEFLLNQECKLEIQADYEQMRQCIGELGVCDRAAQEILQMLPNF; from the coding sequence ATGCGAATATTTATCAGTACTGGTGAAGTATCCGGCGATTTACAGGGATCGCTATTAGTTGCCGCGCTACAAAGACAAGCACTTGCTGCTGAGTTGGAAGTAGAAATTGTAGCGTTGGGTGGCGACAAAATGGCAGCAGCAGGAGCTAATTTACTAGCCAATACCAGTGAGATTGGATCTTTTGGGCTTTTGGAAGCTCTGCCTTTTGTGTTGCCAACTCTGCAAATTCAGCGACGAGCGATCGCCTATCTCAAACAAAATCCACCAGATTTGGTGGTGTTAATTGACTATATGGGGCCAAATTTAGGCATTGGCAATTACATTCGCCGCCATTTCCCAAATATACCGATTGTATATTATATTGCACCACAAGTGTGGGTTTCTTCCATTAATCTTGGCAATACATCTCGAATTGCTAATGTTAGTGACAAGCTCCTAGCTATTTTCCCTGAGGAAACACGTTATTTTAAAAACATGGGTGTAAATGTTACCTGGGTGGGGCATCCGCTAGTAGATAGAATGGACAATTTCCCCAGTCGAGAGGCGGCGCGTGCCAAGTTGGGAATCGAAGCTGATGCGATCGCTGTGGCGCTTTTACCTGCCTCCCGTCACCAAGAACTCAAGTATCTCCTACCAGTAATGTTTGATGCGGCGCAAGAAATTCAAGCCAAACTGCCTCTAGTACATTTCTGGATTCCGCTATCTCTGGAAATCTACCGTCAGAAGATAGAACAAGAAATACAACGGTATGGTTTACGAGCCACTCTAGTCTCAGATCAACAGCGGGATGTACTTGCCGCAGCAGATTTGGCAATTACTAAGTGCGGTACTGTAAATTTAGAACTTGCTTTATTGAATGTGCCGCAGGTAATACTTTACCGTCTCAATCCCTTTACTTATTGGGTAGGTAGGAAAATCCTGAAAATCTCTTTCCCCTTTGCTTCACCAGTAAACTTGATGGTGATGAAACAAATAGTACCAGAATTTATTCAAGAACAAGCGACTAGAGAGAATATTGTCCAAACAGCTGTAGAATTTTTGCTGAACCAAGAATGTAAACTGGAAATTCAGGCAGATTACGAGCAAATGCGGCAATGTATAGGAGAGTTAGGAGTATGCGATCGCGCTGCTCAAGAAATTTTGCAAATGCTCCCCAATTTTTAG
- a CDS encoding DNA cytosine methyltransferase, whose product MRFLKKNPPLVELKATIQSLKARRPVAVDLFAGAGGFSLGIEQAGFDVLVAVEYDPIHACTYSFNFPLTQVLCADISNVTGEIIQQAAYRSWFAHQGKDAGRWRHGDAENVNESFSASESWDGKIDLVFGGPPCQGFSIMGKRDLEDDRNNLIFHFYRLVIELHPRYFVMENVPGMNAGEHRNLLSQLINKFEAAGYYVQKEILNAANFGVPQKRRRLFLIGARDSSSRYLVPSIQYPAPTVRDAIADLPDIDDFPELKTSDEVLLSRSQLLSLNRKSSRYVQMLRFHPNTRDLVPETQYWETYPQLPIQNFSYPRLWNPQLLTSSMQTQHQESSKIRFAKTLPGELEAISRLRRLNIEGLCHTLRAGTDYSRGSHTSPRPIHPVLTRVISVREAARLHSFPDWFRFHQTKWHGFRQVGNAVPPLLAQAIGEKLITALEIVPLVPQTFLELGNTQLLRLTLSSARNYWEVEKK is encoded by the coding sequence TTGCGTTTTTTAAAGAAAAATCCACCATTGGTAGAGTTAAAAGCCACAATCCAAAGTCTAAAAGCACGGCGTCCAGTAGCAGTAGATTTATTTGCTGGCGCCGGTGGATTTTCTCTGGGTATTGAGCAAGCTGGGTTTGATGTCTTAGTCGCGGTAGAGTACGATCCTATCCATGCTTGCACCTACTCTTTCAACTTTCCCCTGACTCAGGTATTGTGTGCGGATATCTCAAATGTAACAGGTGAGATAATACAACAGGCAGCTTACCGCAGTTGGTTTGCCCACCAGGGGAAGGACGCGGGGAGGTGGAGACACGGTGACGCGGAGAATGTAAATGAAAGTTTCTCCGCATCGGAAAGTTGGGATGGAAAAATAGATTTAGTATTTGGCGGGCCGCCTTGTCAAGGTTTCTCTATTATGGGTAAGAGAGACTTAGAGGATGATCGTAATAATTTGATTTTTCACTTTTACCGCCTGGTAATAGAATTACATCCTCGTTACTTTGTGATGGAAAATGTGCCAGGAATGAATGCAGGAGAGCATAGAAATTTACTGTCACAACTTATTAATAAGTTTGAAGCCGCAGGATACTATGTACAAAAAGAAATTTTGAATGCGGCAAATTTTGGTGTACCTCAAAAGCGGCGACGGTTATTTCTAATTGGAGCTAGGGATTCTTCTAGCCGCTACCTAGTGCCTAGTATTCAATACCCAGCCCCCACCGTTAGAGATGCGATCGCTGACTTGCCGGATATAGATGATTTCCCAGAATTAAAAACTAGCGATGAAGTTTTGCTTTCGCGATCGCAGTTACTAAGTCTGAATAGAAAATCTAGTCGTTATGTGCAAATGTTACGCTTTCACCCCAATACTAGGGACTTGGTACCAGAGACTCAGTACTGGGAAACTTATCCCCAATTACCGATACAGAATTTTTCCTACCCCAGGTTGTGGAACCCCCAATTGCTAACTAGTTCCATGCAAACTCAACATCAAGAAAGCTCCAAAATCCGCTTTGCCAAAACCCTACCTGGAGAATTAGAAGCTATTAGCCGCCTGCGACGTTTGAATATCGAGGGTTTATGCCATACTTTACGTGCTGGTACGGATTACAGTCGTGGTAGCCATACATCTCCCCGTCCGATTCATCCAGTATTAACACGGGTAATCTCCGTTCGAGAAGCTGCACGATTGCATTCCTTCCCAGATTGGTTCAGATTTCACCAAACCAAGTGGCATGGATTCCGACAAGTAGGGAATGCAGTACCACCATTGTTAGCACAAGCCATAGGAGAAAAATTGATTACCGCTTTGGAAATTGTGCCTTTGGTTCCACAAACATTTCTGGAACTAGGAAATACTCAATTATTGCGATTAACACTTTCTAGTGCCAGAAATTATTGGGAAGTAGAGAAAAAGTGA
- a CDS encoding GAF domain-containing protein: MSESYSQKQAKQNINQQQSYYQDIENLDIYTSEQTEIWLPESPQTQALERQSGRLKVKAMIWAIALSVLPILTVGTAIHYHGTQLITKQIPQLKQESAKGSTETELSIHRQLSLLLTGTGITAVLAGAIAAFMANRAIRPVQNAAAISTTIINKLRPENDETHNLVASKDELLVLETNINLIKELLSGLLWEQKAEAQYSQLLIKISQYIRESFNEENIFRNTVEEVRKGLNLERVAIFRFNANWNGTFIQESVTPGLPKVLSVTVSNPGFEAGYIEQYRNGCIRAIDDIYQADLTDYHIQLLEQFGVKSSLVAPIFKGKQLFGLLIAHQSSRIRFWQQSEINLFAQIAMQVGFALDYARLLEYTDRKVNLAQVFIDITRRIRESLNEEDVLKNTVEEVRRALSTDRVIVYGFDANWYGTVIAESVVLGFPKVLRAEIKDPCFAQGYVEKYQAARVQATSNIYEAELSECHIRQLEAFAVKANLVAPILKDEQLFGLLIAHQCSRARAWQQSEIDLFAQIAMQVGFALDHARLLDQVKQA, translated from the coding sequence ATGAGTGAGTCCTATTCTCAAAAACAAGCGAAGCAAAATATAAATCAGCAACAGAGCTATTACCAAGATATAGAGAACCTAGATATATACACTTCGGAGCAGACAGAAATCTGGCTTCCAGAGTCTCCTCAAACACAAGCTTTGGAGCGACAATCAGGGAGGCTTAAGGTTAAGGCAATGATTTGGGCGATCGCTTTGAGTGTGCTACCTATTTTAACAGTAGGAACAGCCATCCACTATCATGGCACCCAGTTAATTACTAAGCAAATTCCTCAGTTGAAACAAGAGAGTGCGAAAGGTTCAACAGAAACCGAACTTTCTATCCATAGACAACTGTCGCTGTTGTTAACTGGAACTGGGATTACAGCTGTTTTAGCAGGAGCGATCGCTGCTTTTATGGCTAATCGTGCTATTCGTCCAGTCCAAAACGCTGCTGCAATTTCCACCACTATCATAAACAAGCTACGTCCGGAGAATGACGAAACTCATAATCTTGTTGCCAGTAAAGATGAATTATTAGTCTTAGAAACAAATATTAATTTAATTAAAGAACTACTTTCGGGTTTGCTATGGGAACAAAAAGCCGAAGCACAGTACTCTCAATTGTTAATTAAAATTAGCCAATACATTCGCGAATCGTTTAATGAAGAAAATATTTTTAGAAATACCGTTGAAGAAGTTCGCAAAGGTTTAAATCTTGAGCGTGTAGCGATTTTTCGATTCAATGCTAACTGGAATGGAACTTTTATCCAAGAATCAGTAACACCAGGCTTGCCAAAAGTTTTGTCAGTTACAGTCTCAAACCCAGGCTTTGAAGCAGGATATATCGAACAATACCGTAATGGTTGTATCCGTGCGATCGACGATATTTATCAAGCTGATTTAACTGATTATCATATTCAGTTACTGGAGCAATTTGGTGTTAAGTCTAGTCTCGTAGCACCAATTTTTAAAGGTAAGCAACTATTCGGTTTATTAATTGCCCACCAGTCCTCTAGAATCCGCTTTTGGCAACAGTCTGAGATTAATTTGTTTGCTCAAATAGCCATGCAAGTCGGATTTGCTCTTGATTACGCAAGGCTTTTAGAGTACACCGATAGAAAGGTTAATTTAGCTCAAGTATTTATAGACATAACTCGTCGGATTCGAGAATCACTCAACGAAGAGGATGTCCTCAAAAACACCGTCGAAGAAGTTCGCAGAGCACTCAGCACTGATAGAGTAATTGTTTATGGCTTTGATGCAAATTGGTATGGCACTGTGATTGCAGAATCAGTGGTTCTCGGTTTCCCCAAAGTGTTGCGAGCCGAAATCAAAGATCCATGTTTTGCTCAGGGATACGTAGAAAAATATCAAGCCGCGCGAGTTCAAGCAACTAGCAACATCTATGAAGCTGAGTTGAGTGAGTGTCACATTCGGCAACTCGAAGCCTTTGCTGTCAAAGCAAATTTAGTCGCACCAATTCTTAAAGACGAGCAGCTATTTGGTTTGTTAATTGCTCATCAATGTTCTAGAGCGCGTGCTTGGCAACAGTCTGAAATTGATTTATTTGCCCAGATTGCCATGCAAGTTGGTTTTGCTCTCGACCATGCTAGGCTTTTAGATCAAGTTAAGCAGGCATAA
- a CDS encoding methyltransferase domain-containing protein, with product MLESADNQTYKRQLLTDFNSRINYDQGKFYTPVAKKLLSLVKLRKDQKILDVATGTGIVALDAATRVGSSGKVIGMDISTGMLKNAKQKLVKSGLQNVEFIEADADNLNFLDKDFDVVLCSLAICYLTNISNVLHQWYNLLKPNGILAFNAWSEKAFPPSTIFREVAARHGIKIPNPNKPLGKIEKCYNFLQETGFHNIKVQTEQFGWYFTPDANTAEELWRINSKNVFGYQVFQLLPNQLEECKAEYMAEIQALPTTTQGAWCDASIFFVTASKSISTS from the coding sequence ATGCTTGAATCAGCAGATAACCAAACATACAAACGACAATTACTTACCGACTTTAATTCCAGAATTAATTACGATCAGGGTAAATTTTACACTCCTGTAGCCAAGAAATTACTTTCACTTGTCAAACTGCGCAAAGATCAGAAAATACTGGATGTTGCAACAGGTACGGGTATAGTTGCGCTTGATGCAGCCACAAGAGTTGGTTCTTCCGGTAAGGTAATTGGTATGGATATCTCTACAGGAATGCTCAAAAATGCTAAACAAAAACTTGTAAAGTCTGGGTTGCAAAATGTTGAATTTATTGAAGCAGATGCAGATAATCTAAACTTTCTAGACAAAGATTTTGATGTAGTTTTATGCTCTTTGGCAATTTGTTATTTAACTAATATTTCCAATGTTTTACATCAGTGGTATAACCTCTTAAAACCAAATGGAATATTAGCGTTTAATGCTTGGTCAGAAAAAGCATTTCCTCCCTCAACTATATTTAGAGAAGTTGCTGCAAGGCATGGCATCAAAATTCCTAATCCTAATAAACCATTAGGTAAAATTGAGAAATGTTATAATTTTTTACAAGAAACTGGTTTTCATAATATTAAAGTTCAAACTGAACAATTTGGTTGGTACTTTACACCTGATGCTAACACTGCTGAAGAGTTATGGAGAATTAACTCAAAGAATGTTTTTGGTTATCAAGTATTTCAACTTTTACCAAATCAATTAGAGGAGTGCAAAGCTGAGTATATGGCAGAGATCCAGGCATTACCGACTACAACACAAGGGGCCTGGTGTGATGCGTCGATATTTTTTGTCACAGCAAGTAAATCTATCTCAACATCATAA
- a CDS encoding archease, which translates to MPYEFLEDVATADIAFRANGKDLVELFKAAGDATINTMIENLEAIEPKETRQINLENDALDLLLFNFLQELIYYKDSEQMLLRPQEIHFEHKDSNHHLTAILQGEKLDSDRHHQRVDVKAVTLHRFQLEETQNAWISMVILDI; encoded by the coding sequence ATGCCCTACGAATTTCTCGAAGACGTAGCTACTGCTGATATAGCCTTTCGAGCTAATGGAAAAGACTTAGTAGAGCTTTTCAAAGCGGCAGGCGATGCCACAATCAATACTATGATTGAGAATTTGGAGGCAATAGAACCAAAAGAAACGCGACAAATTAACTTAGAAAATGATGCATTGGATCTATTACTTTTTAATTTTCTTCAAGAACTTATTTACTATAAAGATAGCGAACAAATGTTACTGCGACCACAAGAAATTCATTTTGAGCACAAAGATAGCAATCATCATCTTACCGCTATACTTCAAGGAGAAAAACTAGACAGCGATCGCCATCATCAAAGAGTAGATGTCAAAGCAGTGACTTTACATCGTTTTCAATTAGAAGAAACACAAAATGCTTGGATAAGTATGGTTATCCTTGATATTTAG
- a CDS encoding GTP-binding protein has product MKIHTPLTVITGPLGSGKTTLLRYILEIFPKKIAILMNEFGEIAIDTKIIQGKNVQMTDLGGGCVCCSLLGEFEAAVNEIIDTIDPDIIVVETTGVAEPDALVFDIQESLTKVRLDGVITVIDADAMVKYPSVGHTTRLQLEAADIILLNKIDLISKSELIAIEKKLISINEIASIVYAVRGQVDPELLFGIGRERVQAPPQHIHQPEFESFSYKSSGTFNRPCFEEFLHNLETNIYRAKGFIRFPEGIYLFNFVAGRWDLEPFVQEATEVVFIGKYLREIKSEIINKLKLCEQ; this is encoded by the coding sequence ATGAAAATACACACACCATTAACAGTAATTACTGGGCCGTTGGGAAGTGGTAAAACAACATTACTGCGTTATATTCTCGAAATCTTCCCCAAAAAAATTGCCATTTTAATGAACGAATTTGGTGAAATTGCCATTGATACCAAAATTATTCAAGGCAAAAATGTTCAAATGACAGATTTAGGTGGTGGTTGTGTCTGCTGTTCTTTATTAGGAGAATTTGAAGCTGCTGTTAATGAAATAATTGATACTATTGACCCAGATATAATTGTGGTAGAAACAACTGGAGTTGCAGAACCAGATGCTTTAGTTTTTGATATTCAAGAGAGTTTGACTAAAGTACGACTAGATGGGGTAATTACGGTAATTGATGCTGATGCAATGGTTAAATATCCATCTGTGGGACACACAACTCGATTACAACTAGAAGCCGCAGACATCATTCTTTTGAATAAAATTGATTTAATTTCTAAAAGTGAGTTAATAGCTATAGAAAAAAAATTAATTTCCATTAACGAAATTGCTTCGATTGTTTATGCTGTCAGAGGACAGGTAGATCCAGAATTACTGTTTGGTATAGGTAGAGAAAGAGTACAAGCACCACCACAACATATTCATCAACCAGAGTTTGAATCATTTAGCTACAAATCATCTGGTACTTTTAATCGCCCATGTTTTGAAGAATTTTTACATAATTTGGAAACGAATATTTATCGGGCTAAAGGATTTATCCGCTTTCCTGAAGGTATCTATTTGTTCAATTTTGTCGCTGGGCGTTGGGACTTAGAACCATTTGTACAAGAGGCAACAGAAGTAGTTTTTATCGGTAAATATTTGAGGGAAATCAAATCAGAAATTATTAATAAATTAAAGTTGTGTGAACAATAA
- a CDS encoding RtcB family protein, whose protein sequence is MAMIEVLQKISDTIWEIPISYKQGMLVPARIYGTEKIIQELDEAVYDQVTNVATLPGITKYALCMPDGHFGYGFPIGGVAAMDVEQGGVISPGGIGFDINCGMRLIVTNLTYDQVKPHIKKLVDKLYERVPAGVGSTGFVKLSRNEFRRVVEEGARWCVRNGYGREEDLHFIEENGCIAGADSAKISEKAIDRGVNQIGTLGSGNHYLEIQIAQPENIFDRELAKSLGITIPNQVVVMFHCGSRGFGHQVATDYLQIFLKVMESKYGIKILDRELACAPFYSPEGQAYFIAMKCGINMSFANRQVILHRIREVFSEILKKPPEDLDLHMVYDVAHNTAKLERHIVDAKERSLLVHRKGATRAFAPGMADLPQQYKNIGQPIIIGGSMETGSYLLVGVPSGEQTFFSTAHGSGRTMSRAKARKIYRGDKLQKEMESRGIYVRTTSYSGLAEEAGGAYKNIDDVIEATELAGISKRVVKLTPIGNIKG, encoded by the coding sequence ATGGCTATGATAGAAGTTTTACAAAAAATTTCTGATACTATTTGGGAAATTCCAATTTCCTACAAACAAGGAATGCTAGTTCCTGCTCGGATCTACGGAACAGAAAAGATAATTCAAGAATTAGACGAAGCAGTATACGATCAAGTCACAAATGTAGCTACACTTCCAGGGATAACTAAGTATGCTTTGTGTATGCCAGACGGACACTTTGGTTATGGTTTTCCCATTGGTGGTGTGGCAGCAATGGATGTAGAGCAAGGAGGTGTGATTTCTCCTGGCGGTATCGGTTTTGATATTAATTGCGGTATGCGGTTAATAGTTACTAATCTAACCTATGATCAAGTGAAGCCTCATATCAAAAAGTTAGTAGATAAGCTTTACGAACGGGTTCCTGCTGGAGTAGGAAGCACAGGTTTTGTGAAGCTTTCACGCAATGAATTTCGCAGAGTGGTAGAAGAAGGCGCACGATGGTGTGTTCGCAATGGCTACGGTAGGGAAGAAGACTTGCATTTTATTGAAGAAAATGGGTGTATTGCTGGTGCTGACTCTGCCAAAATCAGTGAAAAGGCTATTGATCGAGGTGTCAACCAAATTGGCACTTTAGGATCTGGTAACCATTATCTAGAAATTCAAATTGCTCAACCAGAAAATATTTTTGATCGCGAATTAGCCAAAAGTTTAGGAATTACTATCCCCAATCAAGTAGTCGTGATGTTCCACTGTGGTAGTCGGGGTTTCGGGCATCAAGTAGCTACAGATTATCTGCAAATCTTCCTCAAAGTGATGGAAAGTAAATATGGCATTAAAATTCTGGATCGAGAATTAGCCTGTGCGCCTTTCTACTCTCCTGAAGGACAAGCCTATTTTATTGCTATGAAATGTGGCATTAATATGTCGTTTGCCAATCGTCAAGTTATTCTACATCGCATCCGAGAAGTATTTTCAGAGATTCTCAAAAAGCCACCAGAAGATTTAGATCTGCATATGGTCTATGATGTAGCCCATAACACTGCCAAACTAGAGCGACATATTGTTGATGCTAAAGAGCGATCGCTCCTTGTTCATCGTAAGGGTGCTACTCGCGCTTTTGCTCCTGGTATGGCAGATCTACCTCAGCAATATAAGAATATTGGACAACCAATAATTATTGGCGGCAGTATGGAAACTGGCTCTTATCTATTAGTAGGCGTACCCAGTGGAGAGCAAACATTTTTCAGCACTGCCCACGGTAGCGGGCGCACAATGAGCCGGGCAAAAGCACGCAAAATTTATCGTGGGGACAAACTCCAAAAAGAAATGGAAAGTCGGGGTATATATGTCCGCACTACCTCTTACTCAGGATTAGCAGAAGAAGCGGGTGGTGCTTATAAAAATATCGATGATGTGATTGAAGCTACTGAATTAGCAGGAATTAGTAAGCGGGTAGTAAAATTAACACCGATTGGAAATATAAAGGGGTAA
- the alaS gene encoding alanine--tRNA ligase, whose amino-acid sequence MSYHPQYLSGNEIRTLFLDFYAQRGHQILPSASLVPEDPTVLLTIAGMLPFKPVFLGQRTPEFKRATTSQKCIRTNDIENVGRTQRHHTFFEMLGNFSFGDYFKEQAITWGWEISTTVFKLPPEHLVVSVYEEDDEAYAIWRDQIGVPEKRIKRMGADDNFWNSGPTGPCGPCSEIYYDFHPERGDDNIDLEHDDTRFIEFYNLVFMQYNQDAEGNLTPLANKNIDTGMGLERMAQILQQVPNNYETDLIFPIIKKAAEIAGVDYYKVDEKNQVSLKIIGDHTRAVVHMIADEIRASNVGRGYILRRLIRRLVRHGRLIGINSEFTTQVAEVAISLAEDAYPNLRQRENAIKAELQREESRFLQTLERGEKLLEEIIAEVKQQGKTQISGEDAFTLFDTYGFPLELTQEIAEENNLTVDVDNFNVEMEKQRQRARVAHETIDLTVQGSLDKLAEDIQATEFLGYFQPTATAKVEAILVAGVSQEEAEAGTEVQIVLDKTPFYAESGGQIGDRGYLSGEAVVATIHDVKKESDFFVHFGCIERGTLRVGDTITAQIDRACRRRLQANHTATHLLQAALKKIVDDSISQAGSLVAFDRLRFDFNCSRPLTPEEIQQVEEQVNNWIAEAHSANVAILPLAEAKAKGAIAMFGEKYGEEVRVIDFPGVSMELCGGTHVSNTAEIGVFKIISESGVASGVRRIEAVSGPAMLDYLNVRDKVVKDLSDRFKVKPEELPERITTLQNELRTTQKELETLKSQLAIAKSDSLLQTVETVGDYKILVAQMEDVDPESLKTAAERLQQKLGAGAAVVLGSVPEAGKVSFVAAFSPQVNKKGLQAGKFIGAIAKICGGGGGGRPNLAQAGGRDASKLPEAIKQAQSELKSALA is encoded by the coding sequence ATGTCTTATCATCCCCAGTACCTCAGTGGTAACGAAATTCGCACCTTATTTCTCGACTTCTATGCCCAACGGGGACACCAAATTTTGCCAAGTGCCTCCCTCGTGCCAGAAGATCCCACCGTACTGCTGACGATCGCGGGGATGCTACCGTTTAAACCGGTATTTTTGGGACAGCGCACACCGGAATTCAAACGTGCTACTACTTCCCAAAAATGCATCCGCACCAATGATATTGAAAATGTCGGACGCACCCAACGGCATCATACATTCTTTGAAATGTTGGGTAACTTTAGTTTTGGCGACTATTTCAAAGAACAGGCGATCACTTGGGGTTGGGAAATCTCTACAACAGTCTTTAAGTTACCTCCAGAACACCTCGTTGTCAGTGTTTACGAAGAAGACGACGAAGCTTATGCGATCTGGCGAGATCAAATCGGCGTGCCAGAAAAGAGAATTAAGCGCATGGGTGCAGATGATAACTTCTGGAACTCTGGGCCGACAGGCCCTTGCGGCCCCTGTTCGGAGATATACTATGATTTTCACCCAGAACGGGGTGACGACAATATAGATTTAGAACATGACGATACCCGATTTATTGAGTTTTATAACCTCGTCTTCATGCAATACAACCAAGATGCAGAAGGCAACTTAACACCCCTTGCTAACAAGAATATCGACACCGGCATGGGTTTGGAGAGAATGGCACAAATTCTCCAACAAGTTCCCAATAACTACGAAACTGATTTAATTTTCCCGATTATTAAAAAAGCAGCAGAAATTGCTGGTGTTGATTACTACAAAGTTGACGAAAAAAATCAAGTTTCCCTAAAAATTATTGGCGATCACACTCGCGCTGTCGTTCATATGATTGCCGATGAAATCCGTGCCTCTAACGTGGGAAGGGGTTATATACTGCGGCGCTTAATTCGGCGTTTGGTACGTCACGGGCGCTTAATAGGCATTAATAGTGAATTTACCACCCAAGTTGCTGAAGTTGCTATTTCTTTAGCTGAAGATGCTTACCCCAATCTCCGTCAACGGGAAAATGCGATCAAAGCAGAATTGCAACGCGAAGAATCTCGCTTTCTTCAGACATTGGAAAGAGGTGAAAAACTGCTGGAGGAAATTATTGCTGAGGTGAAGCAGCAAGGCAAAACCCAAATTAGCGGTGAAGATGCCTTTACCCTATTTGATACCTATGGTTTCCCCCTAGAACTAACTCAAGAAATAGCAGAGGAAAACAACCTGACAGTCGATGTTGATAACTTCAATGTCGAAATGGAAAAACAGAGACAACGTGCCAGGGTTGCTCACGAAACTATTGACTTAACCGTGCAAGGTTCTCTCGACAAGCTCGCTGAAGATATTCAAGCTACAGAGTTTTTGGGATACTTCCAACCAACAGCTACTGCAAAAGTTGAAGCAATACTGGTAGCTGGCGTTTCCCAAGAAGAAGCAGAAGCGGGAACAGAAGTGCAAATAGTTCTCGACAAAACTCCGTTTTATGCTGAGTCGGGAGGACAAATCGGGGATAGGGGTTATCTCTCTGGTGAAGCTGTTGTCGCTACAATTCATGATGTCAAAAAAGAATCCGATTTCTTTGTTCACTTCGGATGCATTGAACGTGGAACTCTGAGAGTAGGCGATACTATTACTGCCCAAATCGATCGCGCTTGTCGGCGTAGGCTACAAGCGAACCATACTGCAACTCACCTACTGCAAGCGGCGTTAAAGAAAATTGTTGATGACTCGATCTCGCAGGCGGGTTCTTTGGTGGCGTTTGATAGACTGCGCTTTGACTTCAACTGTTCGCGCCCCTTAACACCAGAAGAAATACAGCAAGTTGAGGAACAGGTAAACAACTGGATTGCGGAAGCACACTCAGCAAACGTGGCTATTCTGCCCCTAGCCGAAGCAAAAGCTAAAGGTGCGATCGCTATGTTTGGGGAAAAATACGGCGAAGAAGTACGGGTGATAGATTTCCCTGGTGTGTCGATGGAATTGTGCGGTGGAACTCACGTTAGTAATACTGCTGAAATAGGCGTGTTCAAAATTATCTCTGAAAGTGGTGTTGCTTCTGGGGTGCGCCGGATTGAAGCTGTTTCTGGCCCGGCAATGCTAGACTACTTGAATGTGCGAGATAAAGTAGTTAAGGATTTGAGTGACAGATTTAAAGTCAAACCTGAAGAACTACCAGAGAGAATTACAACTCTGCAAAACGAACTGAGAACCACTCAAAAAGAACTAGAAACACTCAAGTCACAGCTTGCGATCGCTAAATCTGACAGTCTACTGCAAACAGTCGAAACTGTTGGCGATTATAAAATTTTGGTTGCTCAGATGGAAGATGTTGATCCAGAGTCTTTGAAAACAGCTGCCGAACGCCTACAGCAAAAACTTGGTGCTGGTGCAGCAGTAGTACTCGGTTCCGTTCCCGAAGCCGGAAAAGTCAGCTTCGTTGCTGCTTTCTCTCCACAGGTAAATAAGAAAGGCTTGCAAGCCGGAAAATTTATTGGTGCGATCGCCAAAATTTGTGGTGGTGGCGGCGGCGGGCGTCCTAACTTAGCACAAGCAGGCGGACGTGATGCGAGCAAGTTACCAGAGGCAATAAAGCAAGCTCAGAGTGAGTTAAAGTCAGCGTTGGCTTAA
- a CDS encoding heavy-metal-associated domain-containing protein, with protein sequence MALKLKVPNIACEGCAETITESIHTMEPDAKVEVDVKAKTVTVESQASEESIKQAIVAAGYQIEGYQ encoded by the coding sequence ATGGCATTAAAATTGAAAGTTCCAAACATAGCTTGTGAAGGTTGTGCTGAAACGATTACGGAATCTATCCACACTATGGAACCTGATGCAAAGGTCGAGGTAGACGTTAAAGCTAAAACTGTCACCGTAGAATCTCAAGCTTCTGAAGAATCTATTAAACAAGCTATTGTTGCAGCTGGTTATCAAATAGAGGGTTATCAATAG